In Ostrea edulis chromosome 6, xbOstEdul1.1, whole genome shotgun sequence, a single window of DNA contains:
- the LOC125647688 gene encoding secreted frizzled-related protein 3-like isoform X1, with protein MKNSRGKFGLCWKMWLVGIITPSLCYKFNSRTTDTCEPIDIPMCKHMPYNMTRMPNLLHQSSQENAKLAIEQYQLLIDQNCSDVLQFFLCAMYAPICTVNFQHEPIPPCRSVCERARAGCERVMNVHNISWMDHLDCSFLPRYDRGVCVSPEAIVSSTKITSNDTGNKPLIPKPNPDPKNQRPPTGGGPTVCKCNLKTSKPKRKKFKQGKYQFAIQGKIRQQGIVNNANTVTRVEVLKVLKKSKVHIKLNSTVDIWTNSTCVCPKLIRNRTYLLIGYEDTATQRLLFLDNCLAIRWHKRWVKRIKKWDKRKGRKCRKPKSKRCRKGRKRMNRRRRRYSIYN; from the exons ATGAAGAATAGTAGGGGGAAATTCGGATTGTGTTGGAAAATGTGGTTGGTGGGTATAATAACTCCGTCCCTGTGTTATAAGTTTAACAGTCGCACTACTGATACTTGTGAACCCATTGACATACCCATGTGTAAGCATATGCCTTACAACATGACTCGTATGCCCAACCTGTTACATCAGAGCTCTCAAGAAAACGCAAAACTCGCCATAGAACAGTATCAACTGCTAATAGACCAAAATTGTAGTGATGTTCTACAATTTTTTCTATGTGCCATGTATGCACCAATTTGTACTGTTAACTTTCAACATGAACCCATTCCTCCGTGTAGGAGCGTGTGCGAGCGCGCGCGTGCGGGATGTGAGCGAGTTATGAATGTTCACAATATATCGTGGATGGACCACTTGGACTGTTCCTTCCTTCCGCGATATGACCGAGGAGTTTGTGTTTCTCCGGAAGCTATTGTGTCATCTACGAAAATTACTAGCAATGATACCGGAA ACAAGCCTCTTATCCCGAAACCAAACCCCGACCCGAAAAATCAGCGTCCGCCTACCGGGGGAGGACCTACAG TGTGCAAATGCAACCTGAAAACATCAAAACCAAAACGGAAAAAATTCAAGCAAGGAAAATATCAGTTTG ctATTCAAGGCAAGATCAGACAACAAGGCATCGTCAACAACGCCAACACGGTCACGCGAGTCGAAGTCCTGAAAGTATTAAAGAAAAGCAAAGTTCACATCAAACTCAACAGTACCGTGGACATCTGGACCAATTCTACGTGTGTTTGTCCCAAGCTCATACGAAACCGTACCTATCTACTTATTGGGTACGAAGACACGGCCACGCAAAGACTGCTGTTTTTGGATAACTGTTTAGCCATCCGATGGCACAAACGATGGGTGAAAAGAATAAAG aaatgggaTAAAAGAAAGGGAAGAAAATGCAGAAAGCCGAAAAGTAAAAGGTGTAGGAAGGGTCGGAAGAGAATGAACAGGAGGCGGAGAAGGTACAGCATATATAACTGA
- the LOC125647688 gene encoding secreted frizzled-related protein 3-like isoform X2, which translates to MKNSRGKFGLCWKMWLVGIITPSLCYKFNSRTTDTCEPIDIPMCKHMPYNMTRMPNLLHQSSQENAKLAIEQYQLLIDQNCSDVLQFFLCAMYAPICTVNFQHEPIPPCRSVCERARAGCERVMNVHNISWMDHLDCSFLPRYDRGVCVSPEAIVSSTKITSNDTGNKPLIPKPNPDPKNQRPPTGGGPTVCKCNLKTSKPKRKKFKQGKYQFAIQGKIRQQGIVNNANTVTRVEVLKVLKKSKVHIKLNSTVDIWTNSTCVCPKLIRNRTYLLIGYEDTATQRLLFLDNCLAIRWHKRWVKRIKKWDKRKGRKCRKPKSKRCRKGRKRMNRRRRRKHRS; encoded by the exons ATGAAGAATAGTAGGGGGAAATTCGGATTGTGTTGGAAAATGTGGTTGGTGGGTATAATAACTCCGTCCCTGTGTTATAAGTTTAACAGTCGCACTACTGATACTTGTGAACCCATTGACATACCCATGTGTAAGCATATGCCTTACAACATGACTCGTATGCCCAACCTGTTACATCAGAGCTCTCAAGAAAACGCAAAACTCGCCATAGAACAGTATCAACTGCTAATAGACCAAAATTGTAGTGATGTTCTACAATTTTTTCTATGTGCCATGTATGCACCAATTTGTACTGTTAACTTTCAACATGAACCCATTCCTCCGTGTAGGAGCGTGTGCGAGCGCGCGCGTGCGGGATGTGAGCGAGTTATGAATGTTCACAATATATCGTGGATGGACCACTTGGACTGTTCCTTCCTTCCGCGATATGACCGAGGAGTTTGTGTTTCTCCGGAAGCTATTGTGTCATCTACGAAAATTACTAGCAATGATACCGGAA ACAAGCCTCTTATCCCGAAACCAAACCCCGACCCGAAAAATCAGCGTCCGCCTACCGGGGGAGGACCTACAG TGTGCAAATGCAACCTGAAAACATCAAAACCAAAACGGAAAAAATTCAAGCAAGGAAAATATCAGTTTG ctATTCAAGGCAAGATCAGACAACAAGGCATCGTCAACAACGCCAACACGGTCACGCGAGTCGAAGTCCTGAAAGTATTAAAGAAAAGCAAAGTTCACATCAAACTCAACAGTACCGTGGACATCTGGACCAATTCTACGTGTGTTTGTCCCAAGCTCATACGAAACCGTACCTATCTACTTATTGGGTACGAAGACACGGCCACGCAAAGACTGCTGTTTTTGGATAACTGTTTAGCCATCCGATGGCACAAACGATGGGTGAAAAGAATAAAG aaatgggaTAAAAGAAAGGGAAGAAAATGCAGAAAGCCGAAAAGTAAAAGGTGTAGGAAGGGTCGGAAGAGAATGAACAGGAGGCGGAGAAG AAAGCATAGGAGTTGA
- the LOC125647688 gene encoding secreted frizzled-related protein 3-like isoform X3, translating to MKNSRGKFGLCWKMWLVGIITPSLCYKFNSRTTDTCEPIDIPMCKHMPYNMTRMPNLLHQSSQENAKLAIEQYQLLIDQNCSDVLQFFLCAMYAPICTVNFQHEPIPPCRSVCERARAGCERVMNVHNISWMDHLDCSFLPRYDRGVCVSPEAIVSSTKITSNDTGMCKCNLKTSKPKRKKFKQGKYQFAIQGKIRQQGIVNNANTVTRVEVLKVLKKSKVHIKLNSTVDIWTNSTCVCPKLIRNRTYLLIGYEDTATQRLLFLDNCLAIRWHKRWVKRIKKWDKRKGRKCRKPKSKRCRKGRKRMNRRRRRYSIYN from the exons ATGAAGAATAGTAGGGGGAAATTCGGATTGTGTTGGAAAATGTGGTTGGTGGGTATAATAACTCCGTCCCTGTGTTATAAGTTTAACAGTCGCACTACTGATACTTGTGAACCCATTGACATACCCATGTGTAAGCATATGCCTTACAACATGACTCGTATGCCCAACCTGTTACATCAGAGCTCTCAAGAAAACGCAAAACTCGCCATAGAACAGTATCAACTGCTAATAGACCAAAATTGTAGTGATGTTCTACAATTTTTTCTATGTGCCATGTATGCACCAATTTGTACTGTTAACTTTCAACATGAACCCATTCCTCCGTGTAGGAGCGTGTGCGAGCGCGCGCGTGCGGGATGTGAGCGAGTTATGAATGTTCACAATATATCGTGGATGGACCACTTGGACTGTTCCTTCCTTCCGCGATATGACCGAGGAGTTTGTGTTTCTCCGGAAGCTATTGTGTCATCTACGAAAATTACTAGCAATGATACCGGAA TGTGCAAATGCAACCTGAAAACATCAAAACCAAAACGGAAAAAATTCAAGCAAGGAAAATATCAGTTTG ctATTCAAGGCAAGATCAGACAACAAGGCATCGTCAACAACGCCAACACGGTCACGCGAGTCGAAGTCCTGAAAGTATTAAAGAAAAGCAAAGTTCACATCAAACTCAACAGTACCGTGGACATCTGGACCAATTCTACGTGTGTTTGTCCCAAGCTCATACGAAACCGTACCTATCTACTTATTGGGTACGAAGACACGGCCACGCAAAGACTGCTGTTTTTGGATAACTGTTTAGCCATCCGATGGCACAAACGATGGGTGAAAAGAATAAAG aaatgggaTAAAAGAAAGGGAAGAAAATGCAGAAAGCCGAAAAGTAAAAGGTGTAGGAAGGGTCGGAAGAGAATGAACAGGAGGCGGAGAAGGTACAGCATATATAACTGA
- the LOC125647688 gene encoding secreted frizzled-related protein 3-like isoform X4 → MKNSRGKFGLCWKMWLVGIITPSLCYKFNSRTTDTCEPIDIPMCKHMPYNMTRMPNLLHQSSQENAKLAIEQYQLLIDQNCSDVLQFFLCAMYAPICTVNFQHEPIPPCRSVCERARAGCERVMNVHNISWMDHLDCSFLPRYDRGVCVSPEAIVSSTKITSNDTGMCKCNLKTSKPKRKKFKQGKYQFAIQGKIRQQGIVNNANTVTRVEVLKVLKKSKVHIKLNSTVDIWTNSTCVCPKLIRNRTYLLIGYEDTATQRLLFLDNCLAIRWHKRWVKRIKKWDKRKGRKCRKPKSKRCRKGRKRMNRRRRRKHRS, encoded by the exons ATGAAGAATAGTAGGGGGAAATTCGGATTGTGTTGGAAAATGTGGTTGGTGGGTATAATAACTCCGTCCCTGTGTTATAAGTTTAACAGTCGCACTACTGATACTTGTGAACCCATTGACATACCCATGTGTAAGCATATGCCTTACAACATGACTCGTATGCCCAACCTGTTACATCAGAGCTCTCAAGAAAACGCAAAACTCGCCATAGAACAGTATCAACTGCTAATAGACCAAAATTGTAGTGATGTTCTACAATTTTTTCTATGTGCCATGTATGCACCAATTTGTACTGTTAACTTTCAACATGAACCCATTCCTCCGTGTAGGAGCGTGTGCGAGCGCGCGCGTGCGGGATGTGAGCGAGTTATGAATGTTCACAATATATCGTGGATGGACCACTTGGACTGTTCCTTCCTTCCGCGATATGACCGAGGAGTTTGTGTTTCTCCGGAAGCTATTGTGTCATCTACGAAAATTACTAGCAATGATACCGGAA TGTGCAAATGCAACCTGAAAACATCAAAACCAAAACGGAAAAAATTCAAGCAAGGAAAATATCAGTTTG ctATTCAAGGCAAGATCAGACAACAAGGCATCGTCAACAACGCCAACACGGTCACGCGAGTCGAAGTCCTGAAAGTATTAAAGAAAAGCAAAGTTCACATCAAACTCAACAGTACCGTGGACATCTGGACCAATTCTACGTGTGTTTGTCCCAAGCTCATACGAAACCGTACCTATCTACTTATTGGGTACGAAGACACGGCCACGCAAAGACTGCTGTTTTTGGATAACTGTTTAGCCATCCGATGGCACAAACGATGGGTGAAAAGAATAAAG aaatgggaTAAAAGAAAGGGAAGAAAATGCAGAAAGCCGAAAAGTAAAAGGTGTAGGAAGGGTCGGAAGAGAATGAACAGGAGGCGGAGAAG AAAGCATAGGAGTTGA